From Strix uralensis isolate ZFMK-TIS-50842 chromosome 1, bStrUra1, whole genome shotgun sequence, a single genomic window includes:
- the LOC141939618 gene encoding C-C chemokine receptor type 2-like produces MENNTTDIDDWPLTTEFDYGDSAPCMGTEEKHFAAKLLPPLYSLVVIFGLTGNMLVVLILVKYKRLKSMTDIYLLNLAISDLLFVFSLPFWAYYAVHDWIFGEALCRILSGVYLLGFYSGIFFIILLTLDRYLAIVHAVFALKARTVTYGILASVATWVVAILISVPGIVFHKTQKENSRYTCSAHYPNDATIKWKYSYTLKMNILGLIVPMLIMIFSYSQILITLLRCRNEKKQKAVRLIFVIMIFYFIFWTPFHISSFLYTFQTSLFIPNCEIKGHLEKAIQVTETISMIHCCINPVVYAFVGEKFRKYLHSFFRKHVAAHLCKKCPTLYREKLERVSSTFTPSTAEHDISTGL; encoded by the coding sequence ATGGAAAACAATACCACGGACATAGACGACTGGCCACTGACAACAGAATTTGACTACGGTGATTCAGCACCGTGCATGGGAACTGAGGAAAAGCACTTTGCAGCAAAACTTTTGCCACCGCTTTATTCTTTGGTGGTGATATTTGGCCTCACAGGCAACATGCTTGTTGTCCTTATCCTGGTCAAATACAAGAGATTGAAGAGTATGACTGACATCTACCTGCTCAATTTGGCAATTTCTGAtttgctgtttgtattttctctccctttttggGCTTATTACGCTGTTCACGACTGGATTTTTGGGGAGGCGCTGTGTAGAATTCTCTCAGGCGTCTACCTCCTTGGCTTCTATAGCGGCATCTTTTTCATAATCCTGTTGACCCTAGACAGGTATCTGGCCATAGTGCATGCAGTGTTTGCTTTAAAAGCTAGGACAGTTACCTACGGCATCCTCGCCAGCGTTGCCACTTGGGTTGTTGCTATTTTGATTTCTGTTCCTGGGATAGTATTTCACAAAACTCAAAAGGAAAATTCACGTTATACTTGCAGTGCTCATTATCCAAACGATGCCACAATAAAATGGAAGTACTCCTATACTTTAAAGATGAACATTCTGGGACTTATTGTTCCAATGCTCATTATGATTTTCAGTTACTCACAAATTCTAATAACATTATTGAGATGTAGgaatgagaaaaaacagaaggcagTCAGACTTATTTTCGTGATCATGATTTTTTACTTCATCTTCTGGACACCAttccatatttcttcttttctgtataCATTTCAAACTTCACTTTTCATCCCAAATTGCGAAATCAAAGGTCATCTGGAGAAAGCAATTCAAGTGACAGAAACAATATCAATGATCCACTGTTGTATCAATCCTGTGGTCTATGCATTTGTTGGAGAAAAATTTAGGAAGTATCTTCACAGCTTTTTCCGAAAGCATGTTGCAGCCCACCTCTGCAAAAAATGTCCAACTCTTTATCGTGAAAAATTAGAAAGAGTTAGTTCCACATTCACACCATCCACTGCAGAGCATGACATCTCTACTGGactgtaa